The following proteins come from a genomic window of Aphelocoma coerulescens isolate FSJ_1873_10779 chromosome 18, UR_Acoe_1.0, whole genome shotgun sequence:
- the ITGB4 gene encoding integrin beta-4 isoform X2, translating into MNVLPRACARLLLLSLLCATGLCQWSKNNRCVLSRAKSCTECIRVDKDCSFCTDESFEEPRCDLRENLLRSGCGEANIVYTQGEMRTLKNASINTSLQRTQVSPQAMSLRLRAGEEMSFVMDVFQPKESPVDLYILMDFSYSMSDDLDNLKSMGHQLAGFLQNLTSNYTIGFGKFVDKVSSPQTDMRPEKLREPWPNADSPFSFKNVIRLTSNINDFSQELSKERISGNLDAPEGGFDAILQTAVCKDKIGWRNDSTHLLVFSTESAFHYEADGTNVLAGILARNDEQCHLDSHGTYVYDTKQDYPSVPTLVRLLGQHNIIPIFAVTNHSYSYYEKLHKYFPISEIGVLQEDSSNIVELLHTAFERIRSKMDIRADATPKGLKTEFTSPMFEKTESGSFHIIRGKVGKFHMHVNALEYVGGQHVCSLPEKERDGVIHVKLTSLSDSLAIKTAVVCDVCPCEQQQELDSPKCSFHGNFVCGQCICHPGWRGDTCDCSPASSLNNKACIRPGDTEPCSGRGECLCGKCQCYSEDQTLRFDGAFCEFDVLQCPRTSGFLCNDRGRCSRGACVCESGWEGPGCECPTSNDTCIDSRGGICNNHGRCECGRCICDMASLYTSSTCEISYSLGFQAVCESIRDCVRCQTWGTGSLKGNCSSCQLQIQMVEELKKEEAGEYCSFQDEDDDCTYHYTLEGDPSVLPNTTVRVQKNKECPPGSFLWLIPLLIFLILLLGLLLLLCWKFCACCKACLALLPCCARGRTVGFKEDHYMLRQSLMSSDHLDTPLVRSGSLKGRDTVRWKIHNNVHKQGVTSPAATNPKDLIPYGLSLRLARLFTQNLVKPDTRECEQLRKEVEENLNDVFKHIPGCHKVQQTKFRLQPNSGKRQDHTIVDTVLTAPYSAKPDIIKVVEKHVSHEAFNDLKVAPGYYTVTSDQDAQGMVEFQEAVELVDVRVPLFIREDDDDEKQLQVEAIEVPNGIAKIGRRVVNITIIKEQASSLITFLQPAYSHSRFDKLAKIPVLREILENGKSQVTYRTRDLTAKNGRDYIFTEGELVFQPGETRKEVQVPLLELTEIDTLLNNCQPKQFAVDLLHPKYGAKIGRYPQTTVTIADPELVDGVPSMSGLSQVPQSPKGCLSAPLNPDARALSSREISFNWFPPPGKPLGYKVKYWIQGDPESEAHLIDVKTPSAQLSNLYPFCDYEMQVCAYNAMGEGTYSDIVRCRTLEEVPSEPGRLAFNVVSSTVTQLSWAEPAETNGEITAYEVSYGLVNDDNVPIGPMKKVLVEDPKKRMVLIENLRESQPYRYMVKARNGAGWGPEREATINLATQPKRPMSIPIIPDVPIIDAEGGEDYDSYLMYSTDVLRSPAGSKRPSVSDDSEHLLNGRVDFSFPGSGSGTLTRTANTSYHQLSSHMHQEHRVMGSSSLTRDYSTMLMGHDYPGTLLPPIHEDAGRTLLRPRDVGFRSRAKVKGYYPSIGCRDSIIMTDGSAGMCKYIDSRKPLGIPDTPTRLVFSALGPTSLKVSWQEPRCEKEVQGYSVQYQLLNGGEVHRITIPNPSQNSVVVEDLLPNHSYIFKVKAQSEEGWGPEREGVITIESQVDPQSPLSPVPGTPFTLSTPCAPGPLVFTALSPDSLHLSWERPREPNGPILGYRITCEMLHGGGEPRTIYVEGDNLETTLTVPHLSENVPYKFKVQANTTQGFGPEREGLITIESQDRGVFSQFGGQQYMREEVYKFPTEYTTKTSISHSSLDPHFTDGMLVTTQRVENSSSTLTQEFVSRTVMASGTLTQQVERQFYEA; encoded by the exons atgaatGTGCTGCCACGGGcgtgtgccaggctgctcctcctgtccctgctctgcgCCACCGGCCTCTGCCAATGGAGCAAAA ATAACCGCTGTGTGCTGTCCCGGGCAAAGAGCTGCACTGAGTGCATCCGTGTGGATAAGGACTGCTCCTTCTGCACCGACGAG AGCTTTGAGGAGCCACGCTGTGACCTGCGGGAGAACCTGCTGCGCTCTGGCTGCGGCGAGGCCAACATCGTGTACACCCAGGGAGAGATGAGGACACTGAAG AATGCCAGTATCAACACGTCCCTGCAGAGGACCCAGGTGTCCCCCCAGGCCATGTCCCTGCGGCTGCGGGCTGGGGAGGAGATGAGCTTTGTCATGGACGTCTTCCAGCCcaaggagagccctgtggatcTCTACATCCTCATGGACTTCTCCTACTCTATGTCTGATGATCTGGACAACCTCAAAAGCATGGGGCATCAGCTag cGGGCTTCCTGCAAAACCTGACTTCCAATTACACCATCGGATTCGGCAAGTTTGTGGACAAAGTCTCATCCCCTCAGACAGACATGAGACCCGAAAA GCTGCGTGAGCCCTGGCCCAACGCTGACTCCCCCTTCTCCTTCAAGAACGTCATCCGCCTGACCAGCAACATCAACGACTTCAGCCAGGAGCTGAGCAAGGAGCGCATCTCCGGCAACCTGGATGCCCCTGAGGGTGGCTTTGATGCCATCCTGCAGACAGCTGTTTGCAAG gatAAGATTGGCTGGAGAAATGACAGCACTCACCTGCTCGTGTTCTCCACCGAGTCTGCCTTTCACTATGAAGCTGATGGTACCAACGTCCTGGCAGGGATCCTGGCGAGGAACGATGAGCAGTGCCACCTGGACAGCCACGGCACCTACGTGTACGACACCAAGCAGGACTATCCTTCAGTGCCCACGCTCGTGCGCCTGTTGGGCCAGCACAACATCATCCCCATCTTTGCTGTCACCAACCACTCCTACAGCTACTATGAG AAGCTGCACAAGTATTTCCCCATCTCTGAGATCGGGGTGCTCCAGGAAGACTCTTCCAACATTGTGGAGCTTCTCCACACAGCCTTTGAG CGCATCCGCTCCAAGATGGACATTCGGGCTGATGCCACCCCCAAAGGCCTGAAGACAGAGTTCACCTCCCCGATGTTTGAAAAGACAGAATCTGGCTCCTTCCACATCATCCGTGGAAAAGTG GGCAAGTTCCACATGCATGTGAACGCTCTGGAGTACGTCGGTGGGCAGCACGTCTGCAGCCTCCCCGAGAAGGAGCGGGACGGAGTCATCCACGTGAAACTCACGTCCCTGAGCGACAGCCTCGCGATCAAAACTGCTGTCGTCTGCGACGTGTGTCCCTGTGAACAG CAACAAGAGTTGGACTCACCCAAGTGCAGCTTCCATGGGAACTTTGTCTGCGGACAGTGCATCTGCCACCCGGGCTG GCGAGGGGACACGTGCGACTGCTCTCCGGCCTCATCCCTCAACAACAAAGCCTGCATCCGCCCGGGGGACACGGAGCCGTGCTCGGGGCGGGGCGAGTGCCTGTGCGGGAAGTGCCAGTGCTACTCCGAGGACCAGACCCTGCGCTTCGACGGCGCCTTCTGCGAGTTCGACGTGCTGCAGTGCCCGCGCACCTCCGGCTTCCTCTGCAACG ATCGTGGCCGCTGCTCCAGGGGCGCCTGTGTGTGCGAGAGCGGCTGGGAGGGCCCAGGCTGTGAATGTCCCACGAGCAACGACACCTGCATCGACAGCCGAGGG GGCATTTGCAACAACCACGGCAGGTGTGAATGTGGCAGGTGCATCTGTGACATGGCTTCGCTGTACACCAGCTCCACCTGTGAAATCAGCTACTCCCTG GGCTTCCAGGCTGTGTGTGAGAGCATCCGGGACTGTGTCCGCTGCCAGACCTGGGGGACGGGCAGCCTGAAGGGGAACTGCAGCTCGTGCCAGCTGCAGATCCAGATGGTGGAGGAGCTGAAGAAAG AGGAGGCTGGCGAGTACTGCTCCTTccaggatgaggatgatgacTGCACCTACCATTACACCCTGGAGGGAGACCCCAGCGTCCTCCCCAACACCACCGTCCGTGTGCAGAAGAATAAAG AGTGCCCACCTGGGAGCTTCCTCTGGCTCATCCCACtgctcatcttcctcatcctgctcctggggctgctgctcttgcTCTGCTGGAAGTTCTGTGCCTGCTGCAAG GCTTGCCTGGCCCTGCTCCCCTGCTGCGCACGAG gtCGCACCGTTGGCTTCAAGGAGGACCACTACATGCTCCGCCAGAGCCTCATGTCCTCCGACCACCTGGACACGCCCCTGGTGCGCAGCGGCTCCCTCAAGGGTCGGGACACGGTCCGCTGGAAGATCCACAACAATGTCCACAAGCAGGGAGTCAcctcccctgctgccaccaaccCCAAGGACCTCA TTCCCTACGGGCTGTCTCTGAGGCTGGCCCGGCTTTTCACACAGAACCTGGTGAAACCGGACACCCGGGAGTGCGAGCAGCTGCGCAAGGAAGTGGAGGAGAAT CTGAACGATGTTTTCAAGCACATTCCTGGCTGCCACAAGGTCCAGCAGACCAAGTTCAG GTTACAGCCCAATTCTGGGAAAAG gcAGGATCACACCATTGTGGACACGGTGCTCACCGCCCCTTACTCTGCCAAGCCAGACATCATCAAAGTGGTGGAAAAACACGTTTCCCACGAGGCTTTCAATGATCTGAAGGTTGCACCGGGTTATTACACGGTGACCTCAGACCAAG ATGCTCAAGGAATGGTGGAGTTCCAAGAGGCCGTGGAGCTGGTGGACGTCCGTGTCCCACTCTTTATCAgggaggatgatgatgatgagaagcagctgcaggTGGAGGCCATTGAGGTCCCCAACGGCATCGCAAAGATTGGGCGCAGGGTTGTCAACATCACCATCATCAAAGAACAAG CCAGCAGCCTCATCACCTTCCTGCAGCCAGCCTATTCCCACAGCCGCTTTGATAAGCTGGCCAAGATCCCTGTCCTGAGGGAGATCCTAGAAAACGGGAAATCCCAAGTCACCTACAGGACCCGGGACCTCACCGCCAAGAATGGCAGG GACTACATCTTCACGGAGGGTGAACTGGTCTTCCAGCCTGGGGAGACCCGCAAGGAGGTGCAGGTGCCCTTGCTGGAGCTGACAGAGATAGACACCCTCCTCAACAACTGCCAGCCCAAGCAATTTGCCGTCGACCTCCTCCACCCCAAGTACGGCGCCAAGATCGGCCGCTACCCCCAGACCACGGTGACCATCGCTGACCCAG AGCTGGTGGATGGTGTTCCCTCGATGTCTGGCCTGAGCCAGGTCCCCCAGTCCCCCAAAGGCTGCCTAAGTGCGCCGCTGAATCCCGATGCCCGTGCCCTCAGCTCCAGGGAAATCAGCTTCAACTGGTTTCCTCCACCGGGAAAACCCCTGGGGTACAAG GTGAAATACTGGATCCAGGGAGACCCTGAGTCAGAAGCCCATCTCATTGATGTCAAAACCCCATCAGCACAGCTGAGTAACCTTTACCCCTTCTGCGACTACGAGATGCAAGTCTGTGCCTACAACGCCATGGGAGAAGGGACTTACTCGGACATCGTCCGCTGCCGCACGCTGGAGGAGG tgcccagcGAGCCCGGGCGCTTGGCTTTCAACGTCGTGTCTTCCACCGTGAcccagctgagctgggctgagccTGCGGAAACCAACGGGGAGATCACGGCCTACGAAGTCAGTTATGGGCTTGTTAACGATGACAACG TACCCATTGGGCCCATGAAGAAGGTGCTGGTTGAAGACCCCAAGAAGCGCATGGTGCTGATCGAGAACCTGCGGGAGTCGCAGCCCTATCGCTACATGGTGAAGGCCAGGAACGGCGCGGGCTGGGGGCCTGAGAGAGAAGCCACCATCAACCTCGCCACGCAGCCCAAGCGCCCCATGTCCA TCCCCATcatccctgatgtccccatcATTGATGCAGAGGGAGGTGAGGACTACGACAGCTACCTGATGTACAGCACAGACGTGCTCCGCTCTCCAGCCGGCAGCAAGCGGCCCAGTGTCTCTGATGATTCAG AGCACTTGCTGAATGGCCGGGTGgacttctccttccctggcagcGGCAGTGGCACCCTGACCAGGACAGCCAACACCAGCTACCACCAGCTGAGCTCCCACATGCACCAGGAGCACAGGGTGATGGGGAGCTCCTCGCTGACAAGAGACTACTCCACGATGCTGATGGGGCATG ATTACCCAGGGACACTCCTCCCTCCCATCCATGAAGATGCTGGGAGGACACTCCTCCGGCCCCGGGACGTGGGTTTCAGGAGCAGGGCAAAGGTGAAGGGTTACTACCCCAGCATTGGCTGTCGGGACTCTATAATCATGACTGATGGGTCCGCAGGGATGTGCAAGTACATAG ACTCCAGGAAGCCGCTGGGCATCCCTGACACCCCCACCCGCCTGGTGTTCTCTGCCCTGGGCCCCACGTCCCTGAAGGTGAGCTGGCAGGAGCCACGCTGCGAGAAGGAGGTGCAGGGCTACAGCGTGCAGTACCAGCTCCTCAATGGAG GAGAGGTGCACAGGATCACCATCCCCAACCCCAGCCAGAACTCGGTGGTGGTGGAGGACCTGCTGCCCAACCACTCCTACATCTTCAAGGTGAAGGCGCAGAGCGAGGAGGGCTGGGGCCCCGAGAGGGAGGGAGTCATCACCATCGAGTCCCAGGTGGACCCGCAGAGCCCGCTCAGTCCTGTGCCAG GAACCCCCTTCACCCTGAgcaccccctgtgcccctggaCCACTGGTTTTCACTGCCCTCAGCCCGGACTCTCTGCACCTCAGCTGGGAGAGACCCCGTGAGCCCAATGGGCCCATCCTGGGCTACAGGATcacctgtgagatgctgcatGGAGGAG GGGAGCCCAGGACAATCTATGTCGAAGGAGACAACCTGGAAACCACCCTGACTGTGCCCCACCTGAGTGAGAACGTCCCGTACAAGTTCAAAGTGCAAGCCAACACCACCCAAGGCTTTGGGCCAGAGAGAGAAGGCCTCATCACCATTGAATCTCAGGACAGAG gTGTTTTCTCCCAGTTTGGAGGACAGCAGTACATGAGAGAAGAAGTTTACAAATTCCCCACTGAATACACCACCAAAACCAGCATCAGCCATTCCTCTCTGGACCCCCACTTCACAG ACGGGATGCTGGTGACCACCCAGCGCGTGGAGAACTCCAGCAGCACTCTCACCCAGGAGTTCGTGAGCCGCACCGTGATGGCCAGCGGGACCCTCACCCAGCAGGTGGAGAGGCAGTTCTACGAGGCCTGA
- the ITGB4 gene encoding integrin beta-4 isoform X3, whose protein sequence is MRRKRMNVLPRACARLLLLSLLCATGLCQWSKNNRCVLSRAKSCTECIRVDKDCSFCTDESFEEPRCDLRENLLRSGCGEANIVYTQGEMRTLKNASINTSLQRTQVSPQAMSLRLRAGEEMSFVMDVFQPKESPVDLYILMDFSYSMSDDLDNLKSMGHQLAGFLQNLTSNYTIGFGKFVDKVSSPQTDMRPEKLREPWPNADSPFSFKNVIRLTSNINDFSQELSKERISGNLDAPEGGFDAILQTAVCKDKIGWRNDSTHLLVFSTESAFHYEADGTNVLAGILARNDEQCHLDSHGTYVYDTKQDYPSVPTLVRLLGQHNIIPIFAVTNHSYSYYEKLHKYFPISEIGVLQEDSSNIVELLHTAFERIRSKMDIRADATPKGLKTEFTSPMFEKTESGSFHIIRGKVGKFHMHVNALEYVGGQHVCSLPEKERDGVIHVKLTSLSDSLAIKTAVVCDVCPCEQQQELDSPKCSFHGNFVCGQCICHPGWRGDTCDCSPASSLNNKACIRPGDTEPCSGRGECLCGKCQCYSEDQTLRFDGAFCEFDVLQCPRTSGFLCNDRGRCSRGACVCESGWEGPGCECPTSNDTCIDSRGGICNNHGRCECGRCICDMASLYTSSTCEISYSLGFQAVCESIRDCVRCQTWGTGSLKGNCSSCQLQIQMVEELKKEEAGEYCSFQDEDDDCTYHYTLEGDPSVLPNTTVRVQKNKECPPGSFLWLIPLLIFLILLLGLLLLLCWKFCACCKACLALLPCCARGRTVGFKEDHYMLRQSLMSSDHLDTPLVRSGSLKGRDTVRWKIHNNVHKQGVTSPAATNPKDLIPYGLSLRLARLFTQNLVKPDTRECEQLRKEVEENLNDVFKHIPGCHKVQQTKFRLQPNSGKRQDHTIVDTVLTAPYSAKPDIIKVVEKHVSHEAFNDLKVAPGYYTVTSDQDAQGMVEFQEAVELVDVRVPLFIREDDDDEKQLQVEAIEVPNGIAKIGRRVVNITIIKEQASSLITFLQPAYSHSRFDKLAKIPVLREILENGKSQVTYRTRDLTAKNGRDYIFTEGELVFQPGETRKEVQVPLLELTEIDTLLNNCQPKQFAVDLLHPKYGAKIGRYPQTTVTIADPELVDGVPSMSGLSQVPQSPKGCLSAPLNPDARALSSREISFNWFPPPGKPLGYKVKYWIQGDPESEAHLIDVKTPSAQLSNLYPFCDYEMQVCAYNAMGEGTYSDIVRCRTLEEVPSEPGRLAFNVVSSTVTQLSWAEPAETNGEITAYEVSYGLVNDDNVPIGPMKKVLVEDPKKRMVLIENLRESQPYRYMVKARNGAGWGPEREATINLATQPKRPMSIPIIPDVPIIDAEGGEDYDSYLMYSTDVLRSPAGSKRPSVSDDSEHLLNGRVDFSFPGSGSGTLTRTANTSYHQLSSHMHQEHRVMGSSSLTRDYSTMLMGHDSRKPLGIPDTPTRLVFSALGPTSLKVSWQEPRCEKEVQGYSVQYQLLNGGEVHRITIPNPSQNSVVVEDLLPNHSYIFKVKAQSEEGWGPEREGVITIESQVDPQSPLSPVPGTPFTLSTPCAPGPLVFTALSPDSLHLSWERPREPNGPILGYRITCEMLHGGGEPRTIYVEGDNLETTLTVPHLSENVPYKFKVQANTTQGFGPEREGLITIESQDRGVFSQFGGQQYMREEVYKFPTEYTTKTSISHSSLDPHFTDGMLVTTQRVENSSSTLTQEFVSRTVMASGTLTQQVERQFYEA, encoded by the exons ATGAG gaggaagaggatgaatGTGCTGCCACGGGcgtgtgccaggctgctcctcctgtccctgctctgcgCCACCGGCCTCTGCCAATGGAGCAAAA ATAACCGCTGTGTGCTGTCCCGGGCAAAGAGCTGCACTGAGTGCATCCGTGTGGATAAGGACTGCTCCTTCTGCACCGACGAG AGCTTTGAGGAGCCACGCTGTGACCTGCGGGAGAACCTGCTGCGCTCTGGCTGCGGCGAGGCCAACATCGTGTACACCCAGGGAGAGATGAGGACACTGAAG AATGCCAGTATCAACACGTCCCTGCAGAGGACCCAGGTGTCCCCCCAGGCCATGTCCCTGCGGCTGCGGGCTGGGGAGGAGATGAGCTTTGTCATGGACGTCTTCCAGCCcaaggagagccctgtggatcTCTACATCCTCATGGACTTCTCCTACTCTATGTCTGATGATCTGGACAACCTCAAAAGCATGGGGCATCAGCTag cGGGCTTCCTGCAAAACCTGACTTCCAATTACACCATCGGATTCGGCAAGTTTGTGGACAAAGTCTCATCCCCTCAGACAGACATGAGACCCGAAAA GCTGCGTGAGCCCTGGCCCAACGCTGACTCCCCCTTCTCCTTCAAGAACGTCATCCGCCTGACCAGCAACATCAACGACTTCAGCCAGGAGCTGAGCAAGGAGCGCATCTCCGGCAACCTGGATGCCCCTGAGGGTGGCTTTGATGCCATCCTGCAGACAGCTGTTTGCAAG gatAAGATTGGCTGGAGAAATGACAGCACTCACCTGCTCGTGTTCTCCACCGAGTCTGCCTTTCACTATGAAGCTGATGGTACCAACGTCCTGGCAGGGATCCTGGCGAGGAACGATGAGCAGTGCCACCTGGACAGCCACGGCACCTACGTGTACGACACCAAGCAGGACTATCCTTCAGTGCCCACGCTCGTGCGCCTGTTGGGCCAGCACAACATCATCCCCATCTTTGCTGTCACCAACCACTCCTACAGCTACTATGAG AAGCTGCACAAGTATTTCCCCATCTCTGAGATCGGGGTGCTCCAGGAAGACTCTTCCAACATTGTGGAGCTTCTCCACACAGCCTTTGAG CGCATCCGCTCCAAGATGGACATTCGGGCTGATGCCACCCCCAAAGGCCTGAAGACAGAGTTCACCTCCCCGATGTTTGAAAAGACAGAATCTGGCTCCTTCCACATCATCCGTGGAAAAGTG GGCAAGTTCCACATGCATGTGAACGCTCTGGAGTACGTCGGTGGGCAGCACGTCTGCAGCCTCCCCGAGAAGGAGCGGGACGGAGTCATCCACGTGAAACTCACGTCCCTGAGCGACAGCCTCGCGATCAAAACTGCTGTCGTCTGCGACGTGTGTCCCTGTGAACAG CAACAAGAGTTGGACTCACCCAAGTGCAGCTTCCATGGGAACTTTGTCTGCGGACAGTGCATCTGCCACCCGGGCTG GCGAGGGGACACGTGCGACTGCTCTCCGGCCTCATCCCTCAACAACAAAGCCTGCATCCGCCCGGGGGACACGGAGCCGTGCTCGGGGCGGGGCGAGTGCCTGTGCGGGAAGTGCCAGTGCTACTCCGAGGACCAGACCCTGCGCTTCGACGGCGCCTTCTGCGAGTTCGACGTGCTGCAGTGCCCGCGCACCTCCGGCTTCCTCTGCAACG ATCGTGGCCGCTGCTCCAGGGGCGCCTGTGTGTGCGAGAGCGGCTGGGAGGGCCCAGGCTGTGAATGTCCCACGAGCAACGACACCTGCATCGACAGCCGAGGG GGCATTTGCAACAACCACGGCAGGTGTGAATGTGGCAGGTGCATCTGTGACATGGCTTCGCTGTACACCAGCTCCACCTGTGAAATCAGCTACTCCCTG GGCTTCCAGGCTGTGTGTGAGAGCATCCGGGACTGTGTCCGCTGCCAGACCTGGGGGACGGGCAGCCTGAAGGGGAACTGCAGCTCGTGCCAGCTGCAGATCCAGATGGTGGAGGAGCTGAAGAAAG AGGAGGCTGGCGAGTACTGCTCCTTccaggatgaggatgatgacTGCACCTACCATTACACCCTGGAGGGAGACCCCAGCGTCCTCCCCAACACCACCGTCCGTGTGCAGAAGAATAAAG AGTGCCCACCTGGGAGCTTCCTCTGGCTCATCCCACtgctcatcttcctcatcctgctcctggggctgctgctcttgcTCTGCTGGAAGTTCTGTGCCTGCTGCAAG GCTTGCCTGGCCCTGCTCCCCTGCTGCGCACGAG gtCGCACCGTTGGCTTCAAGGAGGACCACTACATGCTCCGCCAGAGCCTCATGTCCTCCGACCACCTGGACACGCCCCTGGTGCGCAGCGGCTCCCTCAAGGGTCGGGACACGGTCCGCTGGAAGATCCACAACAATGTCCACAAGCAGGGAGTCAcctcccctgctgccaccaaccCCAAGGACCTCA TTCCCTACGGGCTGTCTCTGAGGCTGGCCCGGCTTTTCACACAGAACCTGGTGAAACCGGACACCCGGGAGTGCGAGCAGCTGCGCAAGGAAGTGGAGGAGAAT CTGAACGATGTTTTCAAGCACATTCCTGGCTGCCACAAGGTCCAGCAGACCAAGTTCAG GTTACAGCCCAATTCTGGGAAAAG gcAGGATCACACCATTGTGGACACGGTGCTCACCGCCCCTTACTCTGCCAAGCCAGACATCATCAAAGTGGTGGAAAAACACGTTTCCCACGAGGCTTTCAATGATCTGAAGGTTGCACCGGGTTATTACACGGTGACCTCAGACCAAG ATGCTCAAGGAATGGTGGAGTTCCAAGAGGCCGTGGAGCTGGTGGACGTCCGTGTCCCACTCTTTATCAgggaggatgatgatgatgagaagcagctgcaggTGGAGGCCATTGAGGTCCCCAACGGCATCGCAAAGATTGGGCGCAGGGTTGTCAACATCACCATCATCAAAGAACAAG CCAGCAGCCTCATCACCTTCCTGCAGCCAGCCTATTCCCACAGCCGCTTTGATAAGCTGGCCAAGATCCCTGTCCTGAGGGAGATCCTAGAAAACGGGAAATCCCAAGTCACCTACAGGACCCGGGACCTCACCGCCAAGAATGGCAGG GACTACATCTTCACGGAGGGTGAACTGGTCTTCCAGCCTGGGGAGACCCGCAAGGAGGTGCAGGTGCCCTTGCTGGAGCTGACAGAGATAGACACCCTCCTCAACAACTGCCAGCCCAAGCAATTTGCCGTCGACCTCCTCCACCCCAAGTACGGCGCCAAGATCGGCCGCTACCCCCAGACCACGGTGACCATCGCTGACCCAG AGCTGGTGGATGGTGTTCCCTCGATGTCTGGCCTGAGCCAGGTCCCCCAGTCCCCCAAAGGCTGCCTAAGTGCGCCGCTGAATCCCGATGCCCGTGCCCTCAGCTCCAGGGAAATCAGCTTCAACTGGTTTCCTCCACCGGGAAAACCCCTGGGGTACAAG GTGAAATACTGGATCCAGGGAGACCCTGAGTCAGAAGCCCATCTCATTGATGTCAAAACCCCATCAGCACAGCTGAGTAACCTTTACCCCTTCTGCGACTACGAGATGCAAGTCTGTGCCTACAACGCCATGGGAGAAGGGACTTACTCGGACATCGTCCGCTGCCGCACGCTGGAGGAGG tgcccagcGAGCCCGGGCGCTTGGCTTTCAACGTCGTGTCTTCCACCGTGAcccagctgagctgggctgagccTGCGGAAACCAACGGGGAGATCACGGCCTACGAAGTCAGTTATGGGCTTGTTAACGATGACAACG TACCCATTGGGCCCATGAAGAAGGTGCTGGTTGAAGACCCCAAGAAGCGCATGGTGCTGATCGAGAACCTGCGGGAGTCGCAGCCCTATCGCTACATGGTGAAGGCCAGGAACGGCGCGGGCTGGGGGCCTGAGAGAGAAGCCACCATCAACCTCGCCACGCAGCCCAAGCGCCCCATGTCCA TCCCCATcatccctgatgtccccatcATTGATGCAGAGGGAGGTGAGGACTACGACAGCTACCTGATGTACAGCACAGACGTGCTCCGCTCTCCAGCCGGCAGCAAGCGGCCCAGTGTCTCTGATGATTCAG AGCACTTGCTGAATGGCCGGGTGgacttctccttccctggcagcGGCAGTGGCACCCTGACCAGGACAGCCAACACCAGCTACCACCAGCTGAGCTCCCACATGCACCAGGAGCACAGGGTGATGGGGAGCTCCTCGCTGACAAGAGACTACTCCACGATGCTGATGGGGCATG ACTCCAGGAAGCCGCTGGGCATCCCTGACACCCCCACCCGCCTGGTGTTCTCTGCCCTGGGCCCCACGTCCCTGAAGGTGAGCTGGCAGGAGCCACGCTGCGAGAAGGAGGTGCAGGGCTACAGCGTGCAGTACCAGCTCCTCAATGGAG GAGAGGTGCACAGGATCACCATCCCCAACCCCAGCCAGAACTCGGTGGTGGTGGAGGACCTGCTGCCCAACCACTCCTACATCTTCAAGGTGAAGGCGCAGAGCGAGGAGGGCTGGGGCCCCGAGAGGGAGGGAGTCATCACCATCGAGTCCCAGGTGGACCCGCAGAGCCCGCTCAGTCCTGTGCCAG GAACCCCCTTCACCCTGAgcaccccctgtgcccctggaCCACTGGTTTTCACTGCCCTCAGCCCGGACTCTCTGCACCTCAGCTGGGAGAGACCCCGTGAGCCCAATGGGCCCATCCTGGGCTACAGGATcacctgtgagatgctgcatGGAGGAG GGGAGCCCAGGACAATCTATGTCGAAGGAGACAACCTGGAAACCACCCTGACTGTGCCCCACCTGAGTGAGAACGTCCCGTACAAGTTCAAAGTGCAAGCCAACACCACCCAAGGCTTTGGGCCAGAGAGAGAAGGCCTCATCACCATTGAATCTCAGGACAGAG gTGTTTTCTCCCAGTTTGGAGGACAGCAGTACATGAGAGAAGAAGTTTACAAATTCCCCACTGAATACACCACCAAAACCAGCATCAGCCATTCCTCTCTGGACCCCCACTTCACAG ACGGGATGCTGGTGACCACCCAGCGCGTGGAGAACTCCAGCAGCACTCTCACCCAGGAGTTCGTGAGCCGCACCGTGATGGCCAGCGGGACCCTCACCCAGCAGGTGGAGAGGCAGTTCTACGAGGCCTGA